The Calliopsis andreniformis isolate RMS-2024a chromosome 5, iyCalAndr_principal, whole genome shotgun sequence nucleotide sequence ATAGACCCGGGGCCTCCTGGAGTTGACGATCCATCTAGATAGGGCGGCGTGTCAACCACGGCAAACAAGGACTCGCCTTGACCCGAAATTTTTATTCGTTCCGATGTGTGGCCGCTCCTCGAGCTGCTCGTGAAAACATATCGCTCGAGATCGGGGCGTTAGGGTCGCGGGTGAACCCTGGAATCCCATGAGAAAGCTAAATTTCAGCGTGCAAGGTGATGTTTTAAGGTTTCAAGGTGCCAGCAATTTTGGAGGTCCGTGTGGTTTACGAGTTTTCCCGTGTTTGGGAGTGAACAATGATTCTGTTCGAGGTTTTTAGGGACAATTAGACGATCTTCTGCAGTGGCGTGTTAACCCACAAATAACTAGTTTTGGGCAATCGAGCGTTTTACACTTTTTCTCGAGTAAcacgtataatatatatactaaTGTTATTCATTAAAATAATCGTGTAGATATTAGGATAGTAGGTTACAAAATATAACCTGGTTCGTTTAAAACACGAAAGTTAATTAATTACCAAATTATCATGTTAGATCGACATTATTTCGAGGGACCATCTCCAGAGCTTTAAACAGTAGATAGGTTTAGGTCGTTTGCACAACGCAAAATAATAATGCAATGCAATAAATAATACATTTCAAAGTAGTATTATTACATTTCCGTTATCAAAAATTATATATACTAGTACATATGGAAAATTGATGAATTTTCAATCTAGGAATTCATGAATATTTTTCTCATCGAAAAGTGAAAATTAAAATACTATAGATACTATGACCCGACCATATAAAATCAGGTTAATTGTATtatcaaaaaatattgaaactatctatttattcaaaatagaagcaatttcaaatattgaattatATACCTCATGATATTGTTATATCAAAACCTGAAAAAGAAAATAGGTATAAAAATAATTCCAATTGATGTGGGAAATTTAATTTCAGTATAGAATATTTCACTACTGTTTTCTTAAATTAGTTATAGTTCAATTACAGTTCagagaaaataatatttattattcatgTTAACAATAAAACTGTTCCAACAGCTTTAAAATACGTATAACACCTTTTTATCGGTAAAAAACTAATAAATGTAGTTTTGAAGCCTAATTTATCATAGCAAGAAATCTCCTATACAGAATGAATAATGGACTCTTTAAAAGAGTCTAACTTCGACGTAACGTTCTAAGTAAAACTCCTTGGCATAAGAAATATGTGCAGAGCAATAAACGACACGTTAATCTGCTTGAACTAAAATTGACTAAGCCACCGCGAAATAGGCACTCCTGTTTTATATCACTAAACAATTTTTGTAAATACCATATCAACCACGGAGAAGAAAGATTCGCCTTCAAGTGAATCACTGTTTATTCAAGCACGTCTATCCAGAAAATGTACAACGAGAAACGAAGCCTTTTCCATATTTCTTTCCCGCAGTTTCGTTTTCCTGGCCGTTGATTAATAAATAACCTGGAAAATACTGTACCGCGTATCAGCCATCCATGGAAACGAGAAATGTTCGCGAAAAGTGGCCTGTATTTTCCTCGATCGCGGATCGTTCCGCGGAAAACTGCTCGCTGACACGTAAAACGCGTTTACGAGACCGCGATAAGCCGCGTGTGTATTAAAGTAATTTGTACGCAAGTACATTCGGGGATCGGTTAATATCCGTGATatgcaaatctcaatccgcgcaAGTGGACATTGTGTAAATAGTCATTAGCGAAATATCGCTAGATATCTGTTAATACGATCGACATTTTCAGCAGGAGAATTAAACCGACATCATTTCTTACGAAACAGACGATTACCGCGATAATATTCACAATTACGTTTTCTACTATACCACTTTTATACGATACACGATAGTCACTGAATCATACTGTGCCAGGAATAGACGAACGACAGCAAGTTTTTCACCCGTGTCATTGAAATGTGAGTcatgtaaaattaaaatatagtgCCAGTTAAAAGTGATATGTACATCTGCAAAATATTTTCAGCCATATTTCATGGGAAACATTTGTCTTTTATTGCAACGTTTGCTGAGTCATATTACTGTTTAGTCGACAATGCTAGAAAGTATACGAACAAACTGTAATGTAAAAGGGTTGAATAGAAAACTCGAGTGCAAAACGGCCTACTGATTTCTTTACAAAAACTCCCGAAAAAGCCCTAAAAAATTAACGTCTATTAGACTATTTCTAAAAACATAAGTTAATTTTTATGTCTGTACGATGCACTGTAAACTTCCTTGGAAGAAACTTGTTcgaaattaaatatttgtagTGAAAGAAATGATTAAGAGGAAATTGAAATGGCTAACCTTTTTGAGAAGAAGAATATATCGTTTTAAATTTCTATTTAGTTCACTAAATATTGCACTCTGTACGTGTATACATATATTCACACTTACATGCACGTATCACTTGTAAACCCAGTATCGCATCGTTTGTCATAGAAGCaaattaaaaatgaaagaagAAAATTAAAGTCTAACTTAGTTATCACGGCCAGTATTTTGGTAGCGGTAACAGTTTTACTTTCAACGCTGCTGTTCTCGACATCGCCGCGCGTGGTGACGTTGAAGTGTGTAATTTGCGTTTTTGTCCTAGAAAATGTTGTTATCAGATACGCGCTGTTCTACTACTaaacgaaatatttaaaaatctagtAATCCTTTAAAATatcgataaaaaaaaataaataaaaatatttctactttaaaatacatatacaaataatttatacaatttatattgAGCGAAAAGAAAATTTACTAGTAATTTAGATGCAAAACAAAacataatagataatattaccATATCGAAAATTGCTGAATAGTAACTATTCCTATCTTTTCTAATTGTCTCGTACCTATGTTTAACTACATCAATTCTACTTCTTTTTACATTTTACTGCAAATACAAATGTCACGCAATTGAAAAATAGAAGCTATTCAATCGATTTCCTCAATACGAAATGTCATACtgaataatttataaaattattgcTAAGCTAAGAAAATATCGCATAAATATTATCATCCTTTGTCTTAGGTAGTCCAAAAATGAAAAACTACATAGAATGCCGAAGAGGGACAGACATAGAAGTTCAAAATTTCGGAAGAATCTCGACTTGTTCCATCTGGTCATAACCATGCGAACTCTCGAGTCAAGAGGAATATTGGAGCTGGCTCGAGTCAGCCGCACGAAGCATCACCAGACTCATGCATGCATATTCCATTCGCTTCGTCGCTCTTATTAACGCAAGTTCTGGCAGCGATCCCCACCCTCATAACTCGCGATTCTATgttaaatataaatgtaaccaCGATTTTCTACGTGTGTATTTATATGCAAGACGATTCCTAAAGTATCGCACACTTTCGGTCGCGCAAATAAAATGGAATCGAAATTTGCGTATAGATACCTCATTTGgacctatgaaaatgtctaggaTTACTCGTTAAATAAATGAGTTCATTAAGAGCCCTCCAAGGCGCATCATCCAATTTTTTCGTTTTCGGTCAAAAATTGGGCGGAAAGTTTGGCTGCGGGCCCCGTATTTAAAGAATCATGCTCCAGCGTTTCGAATTGGACGTCGATAAGGAGCACTGGGAAGCTCGTCTCTATCGTTGCGTCCGCGAACCGTGAAGATAATACTCGGATACGTCGATGCGTTAGAAAGTCAGTTGTAATGGGCGCTCGTTAAAAATCGCGGGAAACAACGGAAAGGAAgcgacgatggtaaaactgacgATGAAACGTCAAGCGTGTCGCGGCAGATAGAACCTCCGCGTATCCCGTCGTAATTACGCTTCCGATTACTTTCCTCCATGACGGGATAATCATTTCTGTCTGATATTTCATGAGTATGTTCATTTCATTCAAACCAAGCCGACATATTTTCATGAACTATCTGCTTTCTAAATGATTTCCAATAGTTTCATATTCTTCAAAAAATGGTCACGCCATACGTAGTAAAAGTGGAAAGCAGAGGATCTAATGGaaagtaaaaaaagaaatatcgaaACATTTGCGTCTTTAATGAATGGTGAAAAATAGAATTTGATACAAAAAATGCAGATACAGTGTGAAACCTTTAACTCTGCCACTCTAAATTGCTTATGGTTCGTTTAGACTTTTAGACCAAGCGAACGAATGCTCGTTCTTCTCCCAGCTCCAGCGGAATTCAATTATTATGAATGAATAAAATTGACAAATGAATGAAAGAATGCTCGTGTCACTTAAATTTTACTGAATTGAAGGATGAACGAACATTCGTTTGATTGGTTTAAATGCTCTGTTATACATACATTCTTTGTTAATAACAGTGTAACCACTTGACCAATATCTAACATTTATAGAAATGGTAGCACACTTTTCTATAAAAGAAGTTCtcgtaaaatgtaaaaaatagtAAATTCTATGAACATACAGAATGTTCGACGACGAATTTATCCGAAATTATAAGGTACGATTCTATAATAATCGTCCGAATGTTACATTTTTTAGAACATAGTACAAAATTCTTATTTTCAAATggtttttaaatttctttaattaaaaAGCTGTCCATGTCTATGCTACATCATATTTTAGAATTCTTTAAAATTGTAGTCATTAAGAAACTAATGCAAGAGCATCCAAATGTTCACAATCGCGAGACTATAATCGAAACAAGAGGCGACACAAGTTGTACAGACACGTAATAATTCTAGATAAGTGATAACTATATGGCTCATTATCAGTCTCGAAAACTGCAAAAAATATTCTTCGTTGACATGTTACCGCGACTGCACAACTCTTTTTGGCTTCAGACTTTGCATATGTAAAACATGAAAAATTGAAGTCTAACGATATATTATACCATTACGCAAAATGaggtaaatttaatattgacatGAAACTTCCCAGGAAGTTAGATGTGTTAGGAAGACTTGGATGAAGTCCAAAACTAGATGTAAAAAGGATTGCAGCCGCACAGGTATACATTACCATTTTACGCAGCTCTAGTACATTACAAAACGAATCTCTGAATATATTCAAATTATATTACTGAACTTGGGAATAATAATACTCGAGTGagaagaattaaaaaattactGTTTCAAAATTCAAACATTGATTTTATAGGTAAAacgatattaattttataattattaaacaGTATTACTTTCATATACGTAAATAAAGTTTTATAATTAGCCGACATTAAAGGTAAATGAGTTTCACAAAATTGCTAGTAAATTTGTTCTCCGAAGAAATAAACTAAGAAATATGAAATAACAATATCTACTACATAACAATGCTACTCTTCTTTTAGTCGTTATCAAATGATTCGATGTAGCATATTAGAAAACTATTTAtgtataatttcaaaattattacaGAGAATCACTTTATCGAAGAGAAACGTGTCCTGCATTAAACTTTGAAGTTTACCTCGGCAGATGGTGTTCTCATCGAAAGGCCAGATTTTGACACATGAATACACGATCTAGCACTGTATGGAGCAGTCAACgacgaaaggagaaatgacttttTGACAACAGAAACCGAAACTGATCTCGGAGCGATTTTGTTATCGCGAACGTCGGTATTGTTACTACGAATTCGATCAGCATAATCGTGTGACAACGTAAACGAAAGGAGAACTGAGTTACGCAATGCATTGAGACAGCCAACTGTATTAATATCGATTATTTAAACTACCTCTATAAAtgcaaaatgtataaaaatgtaCCTTTGGAATAAAGTATTGATTAAAACGTTACGCGCAAAGAAGCGTCAGATGGCCTTAAATCTAACATGACAATTATTATTGTGATATTTCTTATGaaatatttacatatatatCCCTAAAATAATTCACATTCTCAACAACAAGCAAATGTTATGCATATCTTGCTAATAAGTTATTAGAGCTAATAAGTTACCAATCATTGAAGTAATCAGACAACATGGGATCAGAGCAAAGTTCTCAGGGTGGTACTCAAAATGCTAATGCTAACAGAACAAGAACTGCTCCGCTTAGACGTGGGAAAAGTGTACCAAATCGTGAAAGAGTACCAGAAGACACACCTCCAAGATGCATAAGTCCTGGTGCTAGTATTTGCTCGGACTCTGATCTACCTTATATATCGTATACAGTGAATAGACCTATTGGAGATTCACCAAAAATGACTAATAAACAATCACAATTATATAGAGGCAAAAGTTTGGGAGCACAAGATATATCTAGACGTAAAAATAGTTTAGGTTCTAGTAGTCACAGGTAATACACTTATAAGATGATTAACTTTTTCCACcaagtttatttatttaatatttataaattgtTCATCACAGGAAAGCTACCTCTGATAAGATTCACAACATAGTGGTAGTGAAACCTGCCATTGCAGACCCTACAGCTGACAAAGATCCTGATCTAGTCAAATTACAAAGTATTCCAATGTTTCTACCAATCATGCGTGGTACGCTCAATTTGCCACCAGGAGTGAGGGACCCAGAAGTCCTGGAAAGGCTAGATCCTATCGGCTTGTTCAATTTATGTGCACGCTATCAACATCACCTTAACACTAATGCTCAAATGATTGCTGGGGAACAAGCTACTCTATGTATCAACATAGAACCAGAAGTTACAAAAATGTTGAACTTAGCAACAGAAAGACAAAAGAAATTTGCTAAATTTGCAGAACAATTGAACAAAGTACATGAGCTTAGCAAACAACTGACAAAGTGTCATTCTCTTCTTAATCAAACTTTAGAGAGTTTGGAAACATTAAATAATCTTTTACCCATAGAAGAAAGATTAGAACCATTTGTATGGACAACAGGATAAAATTGATGTTGCAGATGTGTCATCTATGGAATTTAAATTATATATGAAGTATATTGTGCTGGTGCTAAAATAATTTGAATTGATTTTAGTTAAAATTTGacagtttttaaaatatttttttattattaatggcAAATCCCTACTACTAATCCTTATAGAAAAACCTTTAGTACCTATCTATACATGTCTTGTGCAGGAAATACTACTCTAAGAATTTATGTTAACATCTATTTTCATGGTAATTCCATACTTGTATAATAGAAAGAATTATAATGTTTAATTTCAGAAATACATATAATTTCCTATGATTAAataatagtgtattttattaaacaaaatagtcaactTTGTAATTACAACCAAATGTGATAGTATTATCCTTATCAACGCATAGAAATAAACAATCTACCAAAAAGAATACATCTtatgatttttaaatatgtacatacCCTAAATTTTACcatcaacagattgttgtgctTTTAATCTTCTATATGCTGCTATAACATCACTTTGATCCCTGTCTAATTGTCTTCTTTCTGCAACTGGCAAATTCTTACGTTTGCCTGACCTATCTATAGAAACTGTCTTTGAAGAACCCGTTTTTGGCGTTTGATTTTCCTTTAGCAAAGAATGCAGTAGTAGGTCTTTCTTTCCAggctataataaacatacttttTCAAAATGTATACAAAAAAGGCAGTAAAGgaagttaaaaaatatatataccttCATATTAGGTACAGAATCAGCTGCTTTTGGTCTAGTTTTTAATTCAGGTGGTTCATGTACAACTTCGCCAAATTTAATTTcatctttgaaatttttaaattcatccATCTCTTTTTGTTGCTTTTTCTCCTTCTTCAAACGTAATTTCTCTTGTCTCTTTTGACTTTTTGTCAATTTAATTTCGTTACCCttctgtttctttttctttttaatgtttttatGTTTTGCTCTCAACATTTCAATATGATCCAATTCAGATTTACTGCACTTTGTTAGTCCTTCTATGTATCCTGTTTCTGGATTCCTATTTACTTGTACACCATATTTTTTCTCAAATGCAGTCTCATTAAGAAAAGCATGCGTGTCCCTATTAACTCTGTGCATAAATTGTTCTTCGGTTTCTCCTGGTCTCTGTTTAAATATGGGTACAACCTTTTCTGGTTTTGCTTTTGGATGCACAGGTTGAGGGACTTGCCCACCCACGCATATCCACggattcttttttttctttttctttctcttaATTATTCGCCCCGACTTTACTGCCTCCTTTAATTTTATTACACGCTCCAAGCTCTTCG carries:
- the Borcs5 gene encoding BLOC-1 related complex subunit 5; translated protein: MGSEQSSQGGTQNANANRTRTAPLRRGKSVPNRERVPEDTPPRCISPGASICSDSDLPYISYTVNRPIGDSPKMTNKQSQLYRGKSLGAQDISRRKNSLGSSSHRKATSDKIHNIVVVKPAIADPTADKDPDLVKLQSIPMFLPIMRGTLNLPPGVRDPEVLERLDPIGLFNLCARYQHHLNTNAQMIAGEQATLCINIEPEVTKMLNLATERQKKFAKFAEQLNKVHELSKQLTKCHSLLNQTLESLETLNNLLPIEERLEPFVWTTG
- the LOC143179942 gene encoding coiled-coil domain-containing protein 137, which encodes MGRKIPGKKHRGVKDPFKQQAKREAELEIKINVPPKDPDDQAIPKSLERVIKLKEAVKSGRIIKRKKKKKKNPWICVGGQVPQPVHPKAKPEKVVPIFKQRPGETEEQFMHRVNRDTHAFLNETAFEKKYGVQVNRNPETGYIEGLTKCSKSELDHIEMLRAKHKNIKKKKKQKGNEIKLTKSQKRQEKLRLKKEKKQQKEMDEFKNFKDEIKFGEVVHEPPELKTRPKAADSVPNMKPGKKDLLLHSLLKENQTPKTGSSKTVSIDRSGKRKNLPVAERRQLDRDQSDVIAAYRRLKAQQSVDGKI